TTCCGGAGTATGTCGGGACCGTAACGAAGTACGTTTTCGTTGACTCTCCAAACACAACGCCTCAGGACATCGCGACCGCCGCATACGAGATCGCTCAGGGAGTGATGATCAAAGAGACCTGTTTTGGGTGTCAGATCACCGGATCGCCCGAGGATGTCGACCGGATCATCTCGCATCTGCGTGTTCTTGATCCCTACCGGATCTTCATAAAAGACCGGGGATTTCCCCCGGGAGATTCCCGGAGATGCAGGGCTGATCTGGGCGGCTCCAGACCCGGGTATCTCGGGCACGAATATGAAATGAGTTT
The sequence above is a segment of the uncultured Methanocorpusculum sp. genome. Coding sequences within it:
- a CDS encoding methanogenesis marker 6 protein yields the protein MKPYVPEYVGTVTKYVFVDSPNTTPQDIATAAYEIAQGVMIKETCFGCQITGSPEDVDRIISHLRVLDPYRIFIKDRGFPPGDSRRCRADLGGSRPGYLGHEYEMSFIRHISHGLEETEGMNKTSLKKAAGETLPLEEPLDADLLEKLFSEET